In Carassius carassius chromosome 7, fCarCar2.1, whole genome shotgun sequence, one genomic interval encodes:
- the LOC132144166 gene encoding deoxynucleoside triphosphate triphosphohydrolase SAMHD1-like, producing the protein MSVQMFDDIVRSLKAENEDVLKEHGLDNRDITFIKELIEGAKTSEWRYEGRDEDKSFLYEIVANKQNGIDVDKWDYFARDCHHLGIRNSFDHQRLLKFARVCEVNERNHICFRDKEADNVYDMFRTRYTLHRQAYQHKICNIIEDMFAEALVRADRDLHEGKPEDMLKISEAINTAEDYSKLTDEIFEQISSSTSDNLKKSRDILNKIIRRKLPKFVGEARLTENSMSKGELMKTWKTALEKYRPTDLTVSLNAEDLPVYVVDLDHGMKDKNPIEKVFFYSKRKPNEASPIKDYQLSSFLPNRFNEEMVRVYYKPSDDQAAEDKKEEKKKLEEAEKCFQMWCGSNFGVK; encoded by the exons ATGTCAGTCCAGATGTTCGATGACATTGTGAGGAGTCTGAAGGCTGAGAATGAAGACGTGTTGAAAGAACATGGACTGGATAATAGAGACATCACCTTCATTAAAGAGTTAATCGAAGGGGCAAAAACTTCAGAG TGGAGATACGAGGGCAGAGATGAAGACAAATCCTTCCTGTATGAGATTGTGGCAAATAAACAGAATGGCATCGATGTGGACAAATGGGACTATTTTGCACG AGACTGTCATCACCTGGGCATTCGAAACAGTTTTGACCATCAGCGTCTGCTGAAGTTTGCTCGAGTCTGTGAAGTGAACGAAAGAAATCACATCTGCTTCAGAGACAAG GAGGCTGATAATGTTTATGACATGTTTCGCACTCGATACACTCTCCATCGCCAGGCCTATCAGCACAAGATCTGCAACATCATTGAAGACAT gTTTGCAGAAGCACTTGTACGAGCTGATCGTGATCTTCATGAAGGAAAACCTGAAGATATGCTGAAAATTTCTGAAGCCATAAACACTGCAGAGGACTACAGCAAACTCACAG ATGAGATTTTTGAGCAGATATCGTCCTCCACTTCTGATAATCTGAAGAAATCCAGAGACATCTTGAACAAGATCATCAGAAGAAAACTGCCAAAGTTTGTTGGAGAAGCTCGACTGACTGAGAACAGCATGTCAAAG GGAGAGCTGATGAAAACATGGAAGACAGCATTAGAGAAGTACAGACCTACAGACCTGACTGTTTCTCTAAACGCTGAAGATTTACCAGTTTAT GTGGTTGATCTGGATCATGGAATGAAGGACAAAAACCCAATTGAAAAGGTCTTTTTCTACAGCAAGAGGAAACCCAACGAAGCCTCTCCCATTAAAGATTATCAG CTCTCCAGTTTCCTGCCAAATAGGTTTAATGAAGAGATGGTCAGAGTTTACTACAAACCATCTGATGATCAGGCAGCTGAAGATAAGAAGGAAGAGAAGAAGAAGTTGGAGGAGGCAGAGAAGTGCTTCCAGATGTGGTGTGGCTCCAATTTTGGAGTCAAATAG
- the LOC132144171 gene encoding deoxynucleoside triphosphate triphosphohydrolase SAMHD1-like, which yields MCRNNNLNAQHFQIYFLEMGFGKGGGNLLDNVYFYNKRDRNTASRIQSYQVSSLKPVKFHEKLVRVYCTDMDQRVQRKAERHFHKWCTDNRDTFIEFGPVLDDDDSGEGAH from the exons ATGTGCAGGAACAACAACTTGAATGCACAGCACTTCcaaatttat TTTCTTGAAATGGGTTTTGGGAAAGGAGGAGGAAACCTCCTTGACAatgtctatttctacaacaagAGGGACAGGAACACAGCATCCAGGATTCAGTCGTATCAG GTGTCCAGTCTGAAGCCAGTGAAGTTTCATGAGAAGCTTGTGAGAGTTTACTGTACAGACATGGATCAGAGGGTTCAGAGGAAAGCCGAGCGACACTTCCATAAATGGTGCACAGACAATAGAGACACCTTCATTGAGTTCGGCCCTGTTTTAGATGATGATGACTCAG GAGAAGGAGCACATTGA